A genomic region of Papaver somniferum cultivar HN1 chromosome 7, ASM357369v1, whole genome shotgun sequence contains the following coding sequences:
- the LOC113299881 gene encoding uncharacterized protein LOC113299881 — protein sequence MAETTFGRRDPASFPLPGVEITHSVARPREKKPSRVPDIMKTPDELEASFIQLFKDYTKAAAAARSEEKNDCEKKLIKVIKYFRNLKILYSTVRHLFPRVLDLKEAVPLMINLLKDDKCGKRLASSILWTFEELTHVAYEVPSQKEQVAKLVKSLFEMEALQVFVSTLGKFSEDDDLRAVQTIAQMCFHGGSAVVTTAGSNSKLMNWVFEATTGTKWDVKVCAVGFLHTLLFCSYKNRLVLGTGTLPVVIDALSALTSPGEEKTEEQERKEEEEDLPCTFFDCLFFLLEHLDNKIHFFNSGGVEAMIKVLQDGQELGDYIYGSAIAVLDIVKDCASDKFENEDLGLDIAIFPASMDMIHGSTMHVKEEIEERLISLIESLTGGISKTKKYTLLKKFEENDCERITWLMELFTRYSKNVEAVANHPKSKQVAHIYYSK from the exons ATGGCTGAAACAACGTTCGGCCGTCGCGATCCAGCATCTTTCCCTTTGCCTGGGGTTGAAATCACCCATTCAGTTGCTCGACCTAGAGAGAAGAAGCCCAGCAGAGTTCCTGATATAATGAAAACACCAGATGAACTTGAGGCATCCTTCATACAACTATTTAAAGATTACaccaaagcagcagcagcagctcgtAGTGAGGAGAAGAATGATTGTGAAAAGAAACTTATAAAAGTAATCAAATATTTCAGAAATCTCAAAATACTTTATAGTACTGTTCGTCATTTATTTCCTCGGGTTTTAGATCTTAAGGAGGCTGTTCCATTGATGATTAATTTATTGAAAGATGATAAATGCGGGAAGCGTTTAGCTAGTAGTATTCTTTGGACATTCGAAGAGCTAACTCATGTGGCTTATGAAGTTCCTAGTCAGAAGGAACAAGTTGCCAAATTGGTTAAATCTCTATTTGAAATGGAAGCCTTACAAGTGTTTGTTTCTACTCTTGGTAAGTTTTCTGAAGATGATGATTTACGAGCAGTACAAACTATTGCGCAAATGTGTTTTCACGGAGGATCAGCTGTAGTAACAACCGCGGGCAGTAACAGCAAACTGATGAATTGGGTGTTTGAAGCAACTACAGGTACCAAATGGGATGTAAAAGTGTGTGCTGTGGGGTTTTTACATACTCTTTTGTTTTGTAGTTACAAAAATAGACTTGTATTGGGAACGGGCACTCTACCTGTTGTTATAGATGCTCTTTCAGCTCTTACAAGTCCTGGagaagaaaaaacagaagaacaggaaagaaaagaagaagaagaagacctcCCTTGTACTTTTTTTGATTGTTTATTTTTTCTATTAGAGCATTTGGATAATAAAATACATTTTTTCAACTCTGGAGGAGTCGAGGCAATGATTAAAGTTTTACAGGATGGGCAAGAATTGGGTGATTATATTTATGGGTCTGCGATTGCGGTACTTGATATAGTGAAAGATTGTGCTTCTGACAAGTTTGAGAATGAGGATTTGGGATTGGACATTGCAATATTCCCTGCTTCCATGGATATG ATTCATGGGAGTACTATGCatgttaaagaagaaattgaagaacgtCTTATATCGCTAATCGAATCGTTAACTG GTGGCATTAGCAAGACGAAAAAATATACATTGTTAAAAAAGTTTGAGGAGAATGATTGTGAAAGAATCACTTGGCTTATGGAGCTCTTCACACG ATATTCCAAAAATGTTGAGGCAGTGGCGAATCATCCCAAAAGCAAACAGGTTGCTCACATTTACTACTCCAAGTGA